A portion of the Corynebacterium rouxii genome contains these proteins:
- the aroA gene encoding 3-phosphoshikimate 1-carboxyvinyltransferase — MAQLWEAPTPTNAVHATVRVPGSKSMTNRALILSAIAHRPAQINGALRSRDTDLMIRALTALGASVRFDDPNHGAASTSLYVTPAPFHSATIDCGLAGTVMRFVPPIAALAHGSVFFDGDVQARTRPMGEILDALRALGVTVTGTQLPFHVEASGQPAGGVVDIDASGSSQFVSGLLLAGARYRTGLTVRHVGGKLPSLPHIEMTVDMLRLAGVQVDDSVENEWRVEPGDVEARTWNIEPDLSNATPFLAAAAVTGGTVTIPDWPQRTTQAGDVIRDILSRMGCTVEMISRGSSFDLRVSGPARGQLKGISLDMSDIGELTPTVAALAALATTPSKLVGIAHLRGHETDRLAALTQEITGLGGSCTELADGLHITPSTLHGGTWHSYADHRMATAGAIIGLVVGGVQVDNIDTTSKTLPGFADMWHTMVRG, encoded by the coding sequence ATGGCACAATTGTGGGAAGCACCAACCCCAACCAATGCGGTACATGCAACCGTACGGGTTCCGGGGTCTAAGTCGATGACCAACCGCGCGCTTATCTTGTCCGCGATCGCTCATCGCCCAGCGCAGATCAACGGGGCGCTACGCTCACGCGACACCGACTTAATGATCCGTGCGCTCACCGCCCTAGGTGCTAGCGTGCGTTTCGACGACCCCAATCACGGCGCGGCATCCACATCACTGTACGTCACCCCCGCGCCTTTCCACAGCGCTACCATCGACTGTGGCCTCGCCGGAACAGTCATGCGTTTTGTTCCGCCCATAGCCGCGCTAGCTCATGGCAGCGTGTTCTTTGACGGCGATGTTCAAGCGCGTACCCGCCCCATGGGAGAAATCCTCGATGCTCTCCGCGCACTGGGCGTAACGGTTACCGGCACCCAGCTCCCCTTCCATGTAGAAGCCTCCGGGCAACCCGCGGGCGGTGTCGTAGACATCGATGCTTCTGGTTCCTCCCAGTTTGTCTCTGGGCTTCTGCTTGCCGGCGCACGCTATCGCACCGGACTGACTGTACGACATGTCGGCGGCAAGTTGCCAAGCCTGCCTCACATCGAAATGACAGTCGACATGCTGCGCCTTGCTGGTGTACAGGTGGATGATTCCGTAGAAAACGAATGGCGAGTAGAACCAGGTGACGTAGAAGCTCGAACCTGGAACATCGAACCGGATCTCTCCAACGCAACGCCATTTCTTGCAGCTGCAGCCGTGACCGGTGGAACCGTCACTATTCCGGATTGGCCGCAGCGCACGACCCAAGCCGGCGATGTAATACGCGATATTTTAAGCCGTATGGGATGCACAGTAGAGATGATCTCACGAGGCTCGAGCTTTGACCTGCGGGTAAGCGGTCCGGCGCGCGGTCAGCTGAAGGGAATTTCTCTCGACATGTCGGACATCGGTGAGCTCACCCCCACTGTTGCAGCTTTGGCTGCTCTTGCCACCACACCATCGAAGCTGGTGGGCATTGCTCATCTGCGTGGGCATGAGACCGATCGTCTTGCAGCGCTGACCCAAGAAATCACAGGTCTTGGTGGCTCATGCACTGAGCTTGCCGACGGCCTCCACATCACGCCCAGCACGCTTCATGGCGGAACATGGCATTCCTATGCGGATCACCGAATGGCAACTGCTGGTGCCATCATCGGCCTTGTTGTTGGTGGTGTCCAGGTTGACAACATTGATACAACCTCGAAGACTCTGCCGGGGTTTGCAGATATGTGGCACACGATGGTGCGAGGTTAG
- a CDS encoding Rv3212 family protein produces MKPSDQGTPRRKRRKPGALQRSRRDYIATAIVSVLCAGAVATVWATAPARHSHLTPAASQSDSAQDSYVAPRALTALPAEATPLKTLPADPWSPRPIIAKGLVISYKDMTVTAIDPDDGSTVWSYSRDVPLCSLAQAWGDVVMTYKTGRGCGDVVAVSASSGQYSATRSASASENVSPIMSNDRVGIVSDQRVELWRSDLVRTVEYGDVPIKQEAHQQPHEDCSITSALTRKDLLAVVDSCEGSSWLRLQKTTPEDSRQPEITQDIDLGDTTAHVIAVGQTNAAVAVDSPTPAIISFDAHGHEVARHEIPQAPEITNTAPLVADLTHYITWYHNHTLYLMRPDTLAVERELPDAIGTGVSLGAHVAYPTAEGWTEIEPMSGQVIRTVPVDRGGYAGFVSMGIAEPHIVEKRGDQVVIFR; encoded by the coding sequence ATGAAACCATCCGACCAGGGAACTCCTCGTCGTAAGCGCCGTAAGCCAGGCGCACTACAAAGAAGTCGGCGCGACTATATTGCCACAGCAATCGTTTCGGTGTTGTGCGCGGGCGCAGTGGCCACCGTATGGGCAACTGCACCTGCGAGGCATTCACATCTCACACCGGCAGCATCGCAATCAGATTCTGCACAGGATTCCTACGTCGCACCCCGAGCACTTACTGCATTACCCGCCGAAGCAACTCCTTTAAAAACGCTTCCAGCCGATCCTTGGTCGCCGCGGCCCATCATTGCCAAAGGCCTAGTCATTTCCTATAAAGACATGACCGTAACCGCAATCGACCCTGATGATGGCAGCACAGTGTGGAGTTATTCCCGCGACGTACCGCTGTGCTCGCTAGCTCAAGCATGGGGTGACGTGGTGATGACGTATAAGACGGGCCGCGGCTGTGGCGATGTGGTCGCAGTATCTGCCAGCTCAGGACAGTATTCGGCGACGAGAAGTGCGTCGGCAAGCGAAAATGTCTCCCCTATTATGTCCAATGATCGTGTCGGTATTGTCTCCGACCAGCGCGTGGAACTGTGGCGCTCTGATTTAGTACGCACCGTGGAATACGGTGACGTCCCCATTAAGCAGGAGGCCCACCAACAACCGCACGAAGACTGCAGCATTACTTCTGCACTGACTCGAAAAGATCTGTTGGCCGTTGTGGATTCCTGCGAAGGGTCATCGTGGTTACGCCTGCAAAAGACAACACCGGAAGATTCTCGACAACCAGAAATTACTCAAGATATTGATCTCGGTGACACCACCGCCCACGTTATTGCGGTGGGACAAACAAACGCTGCGGTAGCCGTAGACTCCCCCACGCCTGCGATTATTAGCTTCGACGCGCATGGGCATGAAGTCGCGCGTCATGAGATCCCCCAAGCCCCAGAGATCACGAATACTGCGCCGCTCGTTGCCGATTTAACACATTACATCACGTGGTATCACAATCACACGCTATATTTAATGCGCCCCGACACCCTCGCTGTAGAGCGTGAGCTTCCCGACGCTATCGGCACCGGAGTTAGCCTCGGAGCTCACGTAGCTTATCCCACAGCCGAAGGATGGACCGAGATCGAACCTATGTCTGGACAGGTAATCCGTACTGTCCCAGTCGATCGCGGCGGCTATGCCGGCTTTGTGTCAATGGGCATTGCGGAACCCCACATCGTGGAAAAACGTGGGGACCAAGTTGTTATTTTCCGCTAG
- a CDS encoding WhiB family transcriptional regulator: protein MDWRHEAVCRDEDPELFFPVGNSGPALAQVAAAKVVCNRCPVTSQCLAWALETGQDAGVWGGMSEDERRALKRRKNRGRGRARATA, encoded by the coding sequence ATGGATTGGCGCCATGAAGCCGTTTGTCGCGATGAAGATCCCGAGCTCTTCTTCCCTGTCGGCAACTCTGGCCCAGCGTTGGCACAGGTCGCTGCAGCAAAAGTAGTATGCAACCGCTGTCCAGTTACCTCCCAGTGCCTCGCATGGGCATTGGAAACCGGTCAGGATGCCGGCGTGTGGGGCGGCATGAGCGAAGATGAGCGCCGCGCGCTCAAGCGTCGTAAGAACCGCGGCCGTGGTCGCGCACGCGCTACCGCATAG
- a CDS encoding DUF3152 domain-containing protein: protein MTDPHAESFFVRFARDYGWRAYAIPVLAVITVWVLIDVFRAPAETTTIATVGGAPTATATSVQEKGPDPAKQNRPDIAITELPSGPEFTQKGEGTYRTVGNAGAHAGKDRDKVFTYVIEVENGINTAAYGGDDAFAAMVDATLTNPKSWTHDKRFGFEHVDAKAVKDPDLRIQLSSVDTTHGLCGNNIAMETSCFYGIGNRVVINESRWVRGAKPFQGDLGAYRQYLINHEVGHGIGFANHEPCGKNGELAPIMMQQTLSLSNSELFAIDANEIYNDDGAVCSANPWPYPFA, encoded by the coding sequence GTGACCGACCCACACGCTGAAAGCTTCTTCGTAAGATTTGCCCGAGACTACGGTTGGCGTGCCTACGCCATTCCCGTACTCGCGGTTATCACCGTGTGGGTGCTCATCGACGTCTTCCGCGCCCCAGCGGAAACCACGACTATAGCAACTGTCGGTGGAGCTCCTACCGCCACCGCAACATCAGTGCAGGAAAAAGGGCCAGATCCTGCAAAGCAAAACCGTCCCGATATCGCTATTACAGAATTGCCATCAGGGCCGGAATTTACCCAAAAGGGTGAAGGTACCTACCGCACAGTAGGAAACGCGGGAGCCCATGCTGGCAAAGACCGTGACAAAGTATTTACCTACGTCATCGAGGTAGAAAACGGCATTAACACCGCCGCCTATGGCGGTGACGATGCCTTCGCTGCAATGGTCGACGCCACCTTGACTAATCCAAAAAGCTGGACACACGATAAGCGCTTTGGCTTCGAACATGTGGATGCTAAGGCAGTAAAAGACCCAGATCTTCGTATCCAGTTGTCCTCCGTTGACACTACTCACGGCCTCTGTGGAAATAATATCGCAATGGAAACGAGTTGCTTCTATGGAATAGGCAACCGCGTCGTGATTAACGAATCCCGATGGGTGCGTGGTGCAAAACCTTTCCAAGGTGATCTCGGCGCCTACCGTCAGTACCTGATCAACCATGAGGTAGGGCATGGAATCGGCTTTGCCAACCATGAACCATGCGGTAAAAACGGTGAGCTCGCGCCCATCATGATGCAACAAACCCTCTCATTGTCTAACTCAGAGCTGTTTGCCATCGACGCGAATGAGATCTATAACGACGATGGAGCCGTGTGCTCGGCCAACCCATGGCCGTATCCATTCGCCTAA
- a CDS encoding SOS response-associated peptidase → MPFLHNKGMCGRFVLFTTDESLLGHPALRIFHSIHAPKGMPPARYNIAPTTIIPILRVGTTPTEAVIEPARWGLIPAWKREVTSPPLFNARAETVTTKPSFRQAFRTQRCAIPMDGYYEWHNKKPYWITTGTPTWVAGLWDSGAGMLSTTMVTTDSVAPLDWLHHRMPRFLNNDELAVWLRGSTDEASGLLAPGNASAFRTSPADPNVGNIRNDYPELIDAPTDLFSL, encoded by the coding sequence GTGCCATTCCTCCATAATAAAGGCATGTGCGGACGCTTTGTTTTGTTTACCACCGACGAGTCGCTATTGGGACACCCAGCGCTGCGGATTTTTCACAGCATTCACGCGCCGAAAGGCATGCCACCGGCGCGCTATAACATCGCCCCTACCACGATCATTCCGATTCTTCGGGTGGGAACAACCCCGACGGAGGCCGTGATCGAGCCAGCGCGTTGGGGGCTGATTCCTGCATGGAAGCGCGAGGTTACGTCACCACCACTGTTTAACGCGCGCGCAGAAACAGTGACCACAAAACCGAGCTTTCGTCAGGCATTTCGTACCCAACGGTGCGCGATCCCCATGGACGGCTACTACGAATGGCACAACAAGAAACCATATTGGATTACGACCGGCACACCCACGTGGGTTGCCGGCCTATGGGATAGCGGTGCGGGCATGCTTTCAACGACGATGGTCACCACAGATTCCGTTGCACCTTTGGACTGGCTACATCACCGCATGCCGAGGTTTTTAAACAACGACGAGCTCGCCGTGTGGCTGCGTGGCAGCACCGACGAGGCCAGCGGACTTCTTGCTCCCGGCAATGCATCCGCCTTTCGCACGAGCCCAGCTGACCCCAACGTGGGAAATATCCGCAACGATTACCCAGAGCTTATCGACGCCCCCACGGACCTATTCAGCCTGTAA
- a CDS encoding DEAD/DEAH box helicase — MSEASVQPTFVELGVAREITDALASVGVKRTFAIQELTLPIALDGRDLIGQARTGMGKTYGFGVPLIDRVFDAADVAELDGTPRALVIVPTRELAHQVGDDLKLLSRNIPITVATIYGGRPYEEQIAQLESGVDVVVGTPGRLIDLYQRGNLALDHVAVLVLDEADEMLDLGFFPDIEKLLAALTHPHQTMLFSATMPGAVVTLARTFMHQPVHIRAEDTGAAQTHTSTTQVIFQAHRMDKSAVTARILQAEGRGKTIIFARTKRTAAELADDLAQRGFRVAGVHGDLSQSAREASLDAFRTGKAHILVATDVAARGLDIDDVTHVINYQTPDDPMTYVHRIGRTGRAGHTGTAVTLVGYDELPKWQLINDELQLGQPEPPQWFSTSPELFQALNIPDTATDSVGRSRTAIGSRKFDKSRSPRLQRRPSSKSGKRS, encoded by the coding sequence GTGTCTGAAGCATCTGTACAACCGACCTTCGTAGAGTTGGGCGTCGCCCGAGAAATTACCGACGCCTTGGCATCCGTAGGCGTGAAGAGAACTTTTGCCATTCAGGAGCTCACGCTACCTATTGCTTTGGATGGCCGTGATCTGATCGGCCAAGCACGAACCGGCATGGGTAAAACCTACGGATTTGGCGTTCCTCTTATCGATCGCGTTTTTGATGCAGCAGACGTTGCAGAACTCGACGGAACCCCACGCGCACTCGTCATTGTTCCTACCCGCGAGCTCGCCCACCAAGTAGGCGACGACCTCAAGCTGCTTTCTCGCAATATCCCTATCACAGTGGCCACAATTTACGGTGGACGGCCCTACGAGGAACAAATTGCGCAGTTAGAGTCCGGTGTCGATGTAGTGGTGGGCACCCCAGGCCGCCTCATCGATCTCTATCAACGTGGCAACCTTGCGCTCGATCACGTGGCCGTCTTGGTCCTTGACGAGGCCGACGAGATGCTCGATCTGGGATTCTTCCCAGATATTGAGAAGTTACTTGCCGCATTGACGCATCCCCATCAAACAATGCTCTTCTCAGCAACGATGCCAGGTGCCGTGGTCACGCTGGCTCGCACCTTTATGCACCAGCCTGTGCATATCCGCGCTGAAGATACTGGGGCAGCACAAACTCACACATCGACCACACAGGTAATTTTCCAAGCCCATCGTATGGATAAGTCAGCGGTCACAGCACGCATTCTACAGGCAGAGGGTCGTGGAAAAACTATTATCTTCGCCCGCACCAAGCGAACAGCCGCTGAACTAGCAGACGACTTAGCGCAACGAGGATTCCGTGTCGCCGGCGTTCACGGCGATCTGAGCCAATCAGCCAGAGAAGCTTCCCTCGACGCTTTCCGCACCGGCAAAGCCCACATTTTGGTAGCAACAGACGTGGCGGCCCGTGGCCTTGACATTGACGACGTCACCCATGTGATCAACTACCAAACCCCCGATGATCCGATGACCTATGTACACCGCATTGGACGCACTGGACGCGCAGGACACACCGGAACAGCCGTCACACTTGTAGGCTACGATGAGCTACCTAAATGGCAGCTCATTAACGACGAACTCCAACTCGGTCAACCTGAACCGCCACAGTGGTTTTCCACCTCGCCCGAGTTATTCCAAGCCCTCAATATTCCCGATACCGCCACCGATTCCGTAGGGCGCTCCCGCACAGCGATCGGATCCCGCAAGTTTGATAAGAGCCGTTCACCACGCTTACAACGCCGCCCCAGCAGCAAATCTGGAAAGCGCTCATGA
- the rsgA gene encoding ribosome small subunit-dependent GTPase A, which produces MARRNSSRHWDESDVRVRPGKGSRPRTKDRPKHDNAEFGMVVTKDRGRWGVVLDGQDTPVVCMRAREMGRTPVEVGDRVGIVGDTSGRPGTLARIVKLAERSSVLRRTADDTDPYERIVVANAQQLLIVCAVADPAPRAGFVERALIAAFVGNLQPVICLTKSDLADPTEFASEFAALNVPVVVCGVEDPLEPLQKFTHGAISATIGHSGVGKSTLVNRLVPSAARETGEVSGVGKGRHTSTQAVALQLPEGGWIIDTPGIRSFGLAHVDADTVIGVFEDLHEAVEQCPRGCTHMGPPADPECILDTFDADSPTGRRVVAVRKLLGALRTNVDWE; this is translated from the coding sequence ATGGCACGGAGAAACTCTAGCCGCCATTGGGATGAATCCGACGTACGTGTGCGCCCCGGTAAAGGCTCACGTCCCCGCACGAAAGATCGCCCAAAGCATGACAACGCTGAATTCGGCATGGTTGTAACCAAAGACCGCGGACGCTGGGGAGTTGTCCTTGACGGTCAGGACACCCCCGTGGTGTGTATGCGCGCCCGCGAAATGGGACGCACACCCGTGGAAGTCGGCGACCGAGTAGGAATTGTTGGTGATACCTCAGGACGGCCAGGCACTCTAGCACGCATTGTGAAACTCGCTGAGCGCAGCAGCGTGTTACGGCGTACTGCAGACGACACCGACCCTTACGAGCGCATTGTTGTTGCCAACGCACAGCAACTGCTCATCGTCTGCGCCGTTGCCGATCCCGCACCGCGCGCAGGCTTTGTCGAACGCGCCTTGATAGCGGCATTCGTGGGCAATCTCCAGCCGGTGATCTGTCTGACCAAATCCGATCTGGCTGACCCCACCGAGTTCGCGTCCGAGTTTGCAGCTCTCAATGTTCCCGTTGTGGTGTGCGGTGTAGAAGACCCGCTGGAGCCGCTTCAAAAATTCACCCACGGTGCTATTTCGGCGACCATTGGGCATTCTGGGGTAGGAAAATCGACATTGGTGAACCGCCTGGTGCCGTCGGCGGCACGTGAAACCGGTGAGGTATCCGGCGTGGGCAAAGGTCGCCACACCTCGACGCAGGCGGTCGCATTGCAGTTGCCGGAAGGCGGCTGGATCATCGACACCCCAGGTATCAGGTCCTTTGGCCTCGCCCATGTTGATGCCGACACCGTGATCGGTGTATTTGAAGACCTCCACGAGGCAGTCGAACAATGCCCTCGCGGTTGTACTCACATGGGTCCTCCCGCCGACCCAGAATGTATCTTGGACACTTTCGACGCAGACTCCCCCACTGGTCGCCGCGTTGTCGCGGTGCGCAAGTTGCTCGGTGCATTGCGCACCAACGTGGATTGGGAATAG
- a CDS encoding sigma-70 family RNA polymerase sigma factor — MATKTSDLDARFERDALPLLDQLYGGALRMTRNPADAEDLVQETYVKAYQAFNSFSEGTNLKAWLYRIMTNTYINSYRKKKRQPTQQSAEDVTDHQLLATSSHESVGLESAEVEALKNLPNQRIAQAMNDLSEDYRMVVYYADVEGLAYKEIAEIMGTPLGTVMSRLHRGRKQLREALKDVAQEHGIAVEDKHADHTTDAAGRKNKA; from the coding sequence GTGGCTACGAAAACAAGCGACCTTGACGCACGTTTCGAGCGTGACGCACTACCGTTGCTCGATCAACTTTATGGTGGCGCACTCCGGATGACGCGTAACCCAGCAGACGCTGAGGACCTAGTCCAAGAAACCTACGTTAAGGCATATCAAGCCTTCAACAGCTTTAGTGAAGGAACTAACCTCAAAGCATGGCTGTACCGCATTATGACCAATACGTATATCAACTCGTATCGGAAAAAGAAGCGCCAGCCTACGCAGCAATCCGCTGAAGATGTGACCGATCATCAGCTGCTGGCCACGTCCTCCCATGAATCAGTCGGATTGGAATCCGCTGAAGTGGAAGCCCTGAAAAATCTTCCTAACCAGCGCATTGCCCAAGCCATGAACGATCTCAGTGAGGACTACCGCATGGTGGTTTACTACGCAGACGTTGAGGGTTTGGCATACAAAGAGATCGCAGAGATCATGGGCACCCCGCTGGGAACCGTGATGAGTCGGCTCCATCGTGGAAGAAAACAATTGCGCGAGGCGTTGAAAGACGTGGCGCAAGAACACGGAATTGCGGTTGAGGATAAACACGCAGATCACACCACTGATGCTGCAGGAAGGAAGAACAAAGCATGA
- the rsrA gene encoding mycothiol system anti-sigma-R factor, with product MSHEGCSCSELREYMYALLDRELSPVDCARLQAHLAQCPHCAEIVEAETELRGLLKRCCCGTAPATLREKITYSISITQIKYQ from the coding sequence ATGAGCCACGAGGGATGTTCTTGTTCCGAATTACGCGAGTACATGTATGCCTTACTCGACAGGGAACTTTCTCCAGTCGATTGTGCTCGCCTGCAGGCACACTTAGCCCAGTGTCCGCACTGCGCTGAGATCGTAGAAGCAGAAACCGAACTACGCGGTTTGCTGAAACGCTGCTGCTGTGGCACCGCACCGGCTACCCTGCGGGAAAAGATCACGTATTCGATCTCTATTACTCAGATCAAATACCAGTAA
- the ybaK gene encoding Cys-tRNA(Pro) deacylase yields the protein MSKKKPSGATPALAVLEAAGIKHSVSTFEGGTDHFGDAAAAALDVDSDRIFKTLVIDLTAGKGPKRQLAVACIPVTSKLSLKKAAAALGASKATMADQHDAAKSSGYIPGGISPIGQKHPLPTVVDETAILFDTIFVSGGKRGLDVELSGEDLIGVVNGSFADLQAE from the coding sequence ATGAGCAAGAAAAAGCCGTCCGGTGCTACACCTGCACTCGCTGTGTTGGAAGCTGCAGGTATCAAGCATTCGGTGTCTACTTTTGAAGGTGGCACAGACCATTTTGGTGACGCAGCAGCTGCAGCACTCGACGTAGATTCGGATAGGATTTTTAAAACACTGGTCATCGATTTAACCGCGGGTAAAGGTCCCAAGCGTCAACTTGCGGTCGCTTGTATTCCGGTGACCTCGAAGCTGAGTTTGAAAAAGGCGGCGGCTGCGTTGGGCGCGTCGAAAGCCACGATGGCTGATCAGCATGATGCGGCTAAATCGTCGGGCTATATTCCTGGTGGTATTTCTCCCATTGGTCAGAAACACCCGTTGCCCACTGTGGTGGATGAGACGGCCATTTTGTTTGACACGATTTTTGTTTCCGGCGGCAAGCGCGGTCTTGATGTGGAGCTTAGTGGCGAGGACCTTATCGGTGTGGTTAACGGAAGTTTCGCGGATTTACAGGCTGAATAG
- a CDS encoding DUF3107 domain-containing protein, producing MDIKIGFSDSPRELVVSSREDHNEIVDRIHNALRDAEGVLDLVDDHGNRYLVRNARIAYVEVGSTAPRTVGFAGA from the coding sequence ATGGACATTAAGATCGGTTTTTCAGACTCGCCTCGTGAGCTCGTGGTTTCCAGCCGCGAAGACCATAACGAGATCGTCGATCGTATCCACAATGCCCTGCGAGATGCCGAGGGCGTCCTTGATCTTGTCGACGACCATGGCAACCGTTACCTAGTGCGCAATGCTCGTATCGCCTACGTTGAGGTAGGCTCCACTGCTCCTCGCACCGTCGGATTCGCGGGAGCATAA
- a CDS encoding 50S ribosomal protein bL37: MSKRGRKRKDRRKNKANHGKRPNS; the protein is encoded by the coding sequence ATGAGCAAGCGTGGACGTAAGCGCAAGGACCGTCGTAAGAACAAGGCTAACCACGGTAAGCGCCCTAACTCTTAA